The nucleotide window TATGCAGTGTCATATATTTGTACTGTTGAGTCACTTTTTATTAAGTACACCCACAGTTTTGCGTCTTCTGATGCATTTTCCTTTAGTATTTATCTTTGACCTACCATATCAATTTATCCagacattttgatgaaaaagaTGAATTATCATATACTCCTTTCAACTTTGCTGCCCTAGCCCTTATCAATTGCACAATATAGAGGCATGAAATGGATCTTGAGGGCCTTGGTGAAAGCTTGTACTCAACCCCCTGGCCACAATACTTAAGGATATATGTACCTATTCCCATTACAAGGGAGTACTGCATCTTGATCAaagaaaagatataaaaaaagagTCCTACATTTGCATCATCCATCTATTATAGTGAAATATCTTATCACAGCAAGTTGCAACCCCAGGGATTCTGTAAGAAAACTCAAAGTAGACATATATGTAACATTGAATGTTCTCCAACTTGAATCCTCACTACTGGGCATGGAAGAGATAAACTGTACAAGTATAGGAACTCTCATTGTTCAGTGTGATTACAGTGTGATTGCAATCATGGATACTTCCCATCTCCATACTGTACTTAGAGTAAAAATTGTTAGACAAAATCAATGACTATCAATGCAGACCTGTATGATCTATCGGGTTGTTGCGATGAATTCTATCAGTTGAAATTGAGAATTTAACATTGTATGACATTTTCCTTAGATATTATCAAACCATGGAGGCTACCCCTGGTACATGGTAAGTGAATTAACCGTTCAAAGGCAATGTTGTGATACAGTGCATTTAGTGATGATTGTTGAATTTGAGATTGAAAATTGTAGTCCTAAGTATGTTAGAAGCACTGGTCTCTGTATCTCCCCATATGTAGCAGAATCATTCATTGCTGTTTCAAGAGACAAtacttaaaacattttaaattaatccaatttttgttttgtcacaATTTTTGTTCCAGTAGTGTCAAGATATCCCCTGGTGCGGTGGTTTGCGTTGAGGCCGAAATTCGAGGAGATGTAACCATTGGTAAGATTTGTAATTTCCCCTTAGGTGTTAAagctttttaatttcatatgtagtgttttttttttttttatcatggtcagtttaataaaacaatacaagtaAAGGCTTTCAGGTGCTATGGTCGTTTATATGCTAATACCTGGCTTCAAAGGACAACAAAACTTCATAAGGATCCTAGTCATGTTCTACAGTACCACATATATGCAGAAGATGTTTGGGTGCCGgaatggtggggggggagggggagggagtgggtgggtggagagaggagAAGGCATGGTGTTTAGAGCAACTGTCATTGGCCCTATCCCAAGAATGTCATTCCATCCTCTGTGGTTTTGTGTTTTCTTGCTTGTCTAAATGACTATCAAAGTTGTCACCATTTATATCCAGTTCATAGTTGCATTTGTGTTATGTTCTTTTCCATGCTTCTGGTGTTTATTGTCACATTTAATCAAACATATGGTATCTTTGTTCTCAGGCGCTCGAACTGTGGTTCATCCCAGGGCTTGCATCATCGCCGAGTCTGGACCAATAGTGATTGGGGAGAGTAATTTAATAGAGGAACAGGTCCTGATCATAAACAAGTAAGTGGATTTATCTCTCTTTGGTCAAACCGATCTCCAGCTGTAAGATAATCTGATAAGCTGATTGGTCAGTCCCAGCACAATGATTTATCTAGTTACCCTCTCATCCTCTCCTTTATTTTGGGGGCAAACTGTCCATCTCAGTTTTCAAGGTCATTTTTTTTGCTCGATAAACCAGCCCTTTTAGTCCATCCCACACTAGGCCAACTCATAAGAGTCACAGTAGTGTTTGAATTTAGATCAAAATTGAAAACACTTTCtcaacttgtttttaatttagaaaTCATCGTTTTTTAATGAAACCAGTTTAATCAAGTGGGTCTTTGAAACAATCTTAGTAACTTGCTTTGGTCACTTGGACATTTCATcattcattttatcatttatacaaacaaatataatagCAAAGGGATCTGTTAAAGGAACAGTCTGTTGGGTGAACTTAATTTAGAGAGATATTTATTGTGGCACAGGGATCTGCTACTTTCacaatatagaaatatataataatatttcccTTGAGAAGATCATTTTCTGAACAGAACAAAGTTATAATAGCAAATCAAAACCCAACTCAAGTTTTATGTTCTGTCCATTAGCGAGCAGTGGtgagttttctttttttgatgaGCAAAGGGTGATTTTCACAATATCCAATTATAAAAGTATTACTATTGAGAATATCCTTATCTACTCATCTTCATAACAAAGGCTAGtgagttttcattttttcctttgtttgtaGGAAACCAGACAATGGTCCCGCTGACAGCAAACCAGAGACTCTGACCATCGGATCCAATAATGTTTTTGAAGTTGGTTGTCGTATCCTTTCAATTGCAGcgatgttaaaaaaaatgtcatttttagtACATTGGGTTTCAGATTTTCAACATTATCTACAAAATGTGTTCCATATTCACACATGACTGGATATCTCTTAATCTAACTCTCCCTGGTATTCAAAACCTTTTTTGTTGTGTTTGGTGTCCCCAATTTATCACCGTGATCATCTTGGCAACCTCACAGTGGTGGATATTGAGACTTAGGGTAGGGATCAGAGGAGTGGACATATCCACTTCCCTTCaagaaatgtttttatgatCAAGGGATGgttatttacaaaatgatgttgtattttgcaactttttaacTAATTTAGCCTAAGTTCAAGAAATTTccacttgttttttttaacaaatttccatcatttttttccccctccctaaTTTTTTGGCATCCCTTGTAAATTTTTTGGTGATCTGAAAAGGCTTGCATCAACATTAGTTAGATAGTCATCCATGAAGAAAACTTTGATTGTTTGAATATTTTCCTTAACAGTTCTTTTCCAGGCTGTGAGTCTTTGAAGATTGGAGATCACAATGTGGTTGAAGCTAAAGGTATGTTTGAACCTACAAATTGGGGGCAAGAAATTAATCTCAAGGGCTACAGTGTTATTCTGTACCAAATCTGCAGGTTGCAAATCTGCAGGTTGCAACAAAATATGTGTGTAGTTACTCTTGTGAAAAGATAAAAGAAGTTTGCATTATATGGGAAATAACATAATAGAAATAATTTGTACATGCTATATTCTATCCCATTGGGTACTTGTGTAAAGTATATGTTATTAACTTCTGCATGCCGTATTCATAGAGgcttgaaatccttgtaaagtACAGAAAATTTTGCATGTAGGCTGTTGTTTAATTGATTCTGTTTTGTACTACTTTAATACTGTTTGTAATGATCAAAGCACACCCATTTGCACCAGCAAGCTGTCTGTACTGGTCAAAACACACCCATTTCCACCAGCAAGCTGTCTGTACTGGTCAAAACACACCCATTTCCACCAGCAAGCTGTTTGTTATGATCAAACCATACCCATTTCCAGTAGCAAGCTGTTTGTTATGATCAAAACAGACCCATTTCCACCAAGAAGCTGTTGGTAATGGTCAAAACACACTTACTTCCACCAGCAAGCTATTTGAAATGGTCAAAACACACCCATTCACACCATCAAGCTGTTTGTGAAGATCAAAATTTCTTTATCTACTGTTAAGTATGAATTTGGCATTCTGCCATTTTAATACGAAATATGCCGATGATCTTTGGCTTGTAATGTTCACAAAGCAACGGTGAACAATGAAAAAAGTCGTCGCCTACGTTGAGATAATGGGgtggttttttttaattattttttaccGTCAACACTCGGTAAATATCACAAGGTCACAAAGGccatttattttctctttgccAGTAATTTTAAAGCCTGCTTATCAAACATAAGAGAGCTGAACCCGCATGAAGTTAGCAATTTACCCAGAAGCCTTGACACAATATTGCAGAATGCTATTAATCACTTCCCACATGAcataaaatttttaaaaatatttaggAGGGTTCTTGCAGACATTATCACAAATCCTTGACTTTTATTTCAATGAGCAATTTGTCATTGAAATGGAATGAATGTCATATCGTTGCTACAGAAGTTTTACCGGAATGGAATGCTATTAAGCAGTCAGTAGACGTTGAATGGAATCAATTCAATTCCTACAATGATGTCAGCAGAATGTGTCTACTAATTTcagtaaaacatgaaaaaaattcaCTGTAAACCTTTTGACCTGAGAGTTTTATGTCCAGGGgcatagccaggaatttgccaagggaggggcaaacctGTAGGCAAAATATCAAAgacgtagattctgcattgaaaactatctaagcacgccaccatgggttggcgcgaagcatacaagaaaattttggctgaaaatgcctctcagatcgctggaaatggcacttcccaggccttataagttgcatctaagcttgaaattactagcgatatcataaatacatacaaaaaaatatgcccagggggggcggtcgcccccttcgcccccccccccccccccccccggctacgcgcctgtttatGTCAGTCAATTGTCAATTGAGAATGAGTTTCCTAAACTtgttaaaacaatttaaaatatcacttgatttggaaaaaaaaaattccggTTTAGCTAGCCAAATTGGTACAATATGGAAAATTTTCCTTGTCACTTACAGTTAAGGGTTACTCTACAGTTACTTACAGTTTACCCTTGCAGTTACCCTACAGTTACTCACAGTTACCCTACAGTTACTTACAGTTTACCCCAGTGTTACTTACAGTTTACCCCACAGTAACTCTACAGTTACCCTACAGTTACTCACAGTTACCCCACAGTTACTTACACTTACCCTACATTTACTTACAGTTTACCCTACAGTTACTTACAGTTAACCCTACACTTACTTACAGTTTACCCTACAGTAAATTACAGTTTACCCTACAGTTACTTGCAATTACCCTACAGTTACTTGCAATTACCCTACAGTTACTTAAAGTTACTTAGTTACCCTAAAGTTACCCTACACTTACCCAACACTTACCCTACAGTTATAATAGTTTATCCTACCAATGACAGAACTCTCTCTTTACGTGTGTTCTGATGTTTCTTCTGCCTATCTGTCCCTTTAACCTGTTTTCTCCGGGGGCCTTATGTTAGTCTGACTCTGATGAAAATCATGCTAGGCACTCTGAATTGTACACATTTGACATACTTCaggctttttgcagtagataagcagaTTGTTAACAGGTTTTACCTTCTTAGATTCATGTACGTAGTGAAAAAAGACTGACATGTTTTTGACATAAATAAATTTGCCTTTCTCTCAAGGAACTGAGTTTGCTACAGACAAAAAGTCTTGAAGCTGtgttttatacaacattagTCGTGTTGTCTCACATTGCTAAACAAGATTAATAAGCTCAAAAGATGGAACACAAATTATTGTCGAAGAAATCACTCATATTTTACAAAAGAGAACAAGCTCCTGTAACAGAGAGAAGAAAATCACCCTTAACAAATTTTAGGTTCTGGGTAAAAGTTACTTCGGAAAGTATTGACAATTATAGTTTTGCTTGGTAAGTTAACCAAGTTATCCCGGTTTTCTCTATCAGCTGCTGTTGGACGTGACACAGAATTAACCCGAGGTTGTGTGATTGGTGCTTTCtgtgaggtcacaggtcatgaGGCTCTAGCAGACAACACGATCATCTACGGAGATCAATATGATCAGAGGCGACAGTATGAAAAACCTCCAGTAAGTGCATTTTGGAAAtctttttttgaaatttcaattCAATCATTAATTTGATTGTAAAGTCTAATCAAAGTGCAATAAATCAGAGTTTATGGACTACTTTTACACGTTTTATTTTTATGGAATTACAAGTTCAAATCCAGGCTAAATGGACTTCTGTTGTTCTTCAATATCAAAGTAGTGTCTGAAATTATATTCTtgtcatttattattttgtggaatcacaagaaatgaaaatagtTGAAGAGCAACATttcaaaaataaacatttcaattCTTTGGTTATAATATACTAGGCAATCACAGCTCCTGTTTCGATTTTTTGCTGGTTCACAATGACAAAAAATTCACAAATAAAACTTTAGCAATACCAATAATAAGGTCTTTCAAGAGAGACATTCTCTATGTAgtgaaaataaacacatttcataTCAGAACCATAAGGTGTCAATTCTTACTTCGAAAGAGATGTTTTTTCCGCTAGGAGACAGATTGTGTTACAGTCCTTGAAGTCGTAGATGCAGTGTGTTCCAGCTAATTCAGAGTGATTCTTGTAACAAAAGTCAAGGCTGAACTTTACAATTAAATATTGACTTAAATCAGATTGACATTGGAGGCTCTCGATCTCTCTCTGCAACTTTGTATCGTCTTAGTAACTCGTCCAGACGCTGTCGACGTTATTGAATCTTTGATTCTCTTCTTTCACTTTGTAGGATCAAACTCTTCAACTGGATTTCCTCATGAAGATTTTACCAAACTATCACAGACTCAAGAAATCTACCAAGACTGGAGATAGATGAGAAAGTGATGTGACCATTCCAGGATGACCTTGCATCTGCTAGGATGTTGCATAGTTTATTATTTGCACTTGGTGTCATGGGAAGCGAACAACACTTTGCAGCTACCTTAGCAGTACCCATACGACGCATAGGTTTGGAATAGATTAGTTGTGAGGGTTTCATGAGCCAGCAACGCCAAGTCCATCAACCCATCACAGGTTGTAGATGGATGGAGATCATTGGCCTTATTCTCTGGTATGGAATCCTCGCATAATGTCTGTTTATTGGTTGCAACTCTCTATGGTGATGTTAACCGTTCCATTCTCTGGAACGATCGTAAGCAAGAGAAGATCGTTGGCAGACTTCTAGTACGATCTATTCTGATATTGAAGAGATCATTTCTATCCTTACTCAAAGGGGTTTAtggtaagaaaaaaaatgcttCGCCCCATGGGAATGGTTGCTTGTTTTAATCGCTTCAGGGGCCTCTGTCTGTTCCTTGGCTTTGGGGCTTTCAAGTAAATCCTTAAGCTTAGGTTGCTGCCTGCCATCCATCCTTCCTGTTAGGCTTCCTTCTGTAGGTAATAACTGATGTGAAACATGCTACCTCATCAGCCATCCAATTAGACTACCAAATTAAAGACAGAAAATGCAATCCACTGCACCAGTGAGAAATCAGGTGAATTTGGTGGGAAGTGCATTGTAGAATTGTATCATAGCAGTAGTGAATAATCCAACCAGCTGCTATTATCCGGTTTGTAACCCTATTAAAACTCTGCTCAAGCATATCTGGATTCAATCACTGAAAACTAGCCTCTCTCCTCAAGGGTCCACAGCATCTCTCCTCATATAGACTCTTCTGGTTAGCAGCAACAGAGTGAAATTCAGTGTGGTTGGGCATGAATTAGGCCTCAAAAAAACTGTCCAAAGGCACATTCTTTGTTTCTTGCTTCGGAAAATAATAACGAAAAAAACAAGATTTTAATCAAGCTAACCTAAGACCTTTCTCTCACCTCATCatttattgaaatgtatttaatcAAGATAATAATGTGATTTCtgtaataatatcattgttacaGATTGAGTTTGCCCTTTGTCAGACTCCCAAGGCAGTATTGTCTGTTGAGTATATCATTAGTTGCTTTTGGAACATGTATTGTCTGTCCTcgttttcaaactttttattgatgcattttttctttctttcttttgtggTTTCTGAAAGTCCTAATACCCTCAAATCTACTCTATATATCTGAAGATCAAATCAATAAATTAAGATGCTCAAACTACACAGAGAATTGACCAGCTAGAGGCAAGATTTTAGAGATTTAGCTggatacaagaaaaaatattgaaatggcTTTCCTTTTTCGTGATTTACTTTCGGAAATCGTCAATTTGTGTCCCAGAAACTTGGCAATAGTTATCAATTTGTTCAGGGAATTACCTCCGTGAGTGTGAAAATTGTTGCTGGAGGTCACTGCCAGGCAGAGCTGCTAACTAAAGAAAGTATTTCTGCATCagggtgggggaaagggggggtTGGGAGTGGGCTATTAAATAATTGTTTCTTTGCATTGCTACACAAGTTATTGATGTTAGATATTAACGTTTTACGTTATGTTATTGGTGGTGACGTATGCAATAAAACAAGTTAATGTTACATTAATGATATGCAGATTATTTTCTTGATTTCctggtatgtttttttttatttttagttttgtctttctaacaactattttattcttttgaagACGATTAATTCGTTAGAgttaaacataataaaagtcAGGTGGTTTTTGTGCAGCAAAATGGATTTACCAAAACCTGCACAGGTTGTTATCGTGCAAAATTTTATGTCGAGACCAAGGTCCCTCAAACTGTAAATCCGTCCTTGTAATTTATTATTTCTCGTTCTTTAGAAATGATATCATAATTCCTAGTGTGATGTTTAATTCACTCTCCTTGTACATTTTGTCCATGAGCAGTACTGATGTAGGTATGGAAAAATGAGTTGCACAGTTACTGTATTCGTAAATCAGTACCAGAAATGcaccaaatattaaaataagctTCATTCTCATGTATTTCAGAATTAATTCTGTAGGAAGGATAGTTGATTGGCTAGTTGAATTGGCACGGTTCATTATCACAGGAGGgagaagcggggggggggggggggagcgccACAGCGGTGGATTCCCTAAAACTGCCGAATTTAAGTTATACCGTGATGATGCAAGCGGGGTTCAACCTTggtgggagtggggaggggtggcACAAACTTTGAGGGGCAGTGGAACACTTTGATTTGAAGGGGGCATACCACAAAATCACATCAACActacctgaaaaaaaaaagatagatTTCTCTGCATTCTGTACCGCAAATTTcagtttttgaatatttttcaacAAAGGATACTTTGtaataacattttttctgaACTTCTCAAGAAAATGGCAACTTTGTAAATGACAGAAGGCTTCTTCTTCTTAAttgtaaaatggaaaataacAGAAAGAGGAACTTGTCCCCCTGTGCCTTCCCTTGAGTTCCGTCCTCCAACCCCTCATTGtaactgggtttttttttcgcaACGTACATATCATTAGCaacgattttttttaaagtggcAAGTTATTGAGCTATATAgggcaaacttttttttctctcaacctACTGCGTTTCAAAAATTAACAgaattttgctgtttttttgttataataCTGCAATATCTGTTCTGTTGAAAATCAAAAGGAAGGCATGCAGATGAAATATATAGCATTTTTATTCGCATTATCTAATATTAGATTATGCAAATAAAAATGCTATCGCTAACACTAATCTTTTCATCGGCGTATATGCATCATCGAAAAACCAAGTTACTCGCATTTGAGTATGATTGGATGCCGACTCTGGAGcgtatacagtatacataatTAACTTGAAACTACAGTTGTAGCAGTCTTTCCATTTTCGGGTGACATTTACAATttcttacaaaatttaaaatgatgTGTAGGTGTCTTTGAGTAGGTGGGATCCTTATAAGCTTTGCATATTTCaagtttggaagaaaaaaagaggtTGCATAGCCTGCTTGCCATGGCAGATGTTGGACATGCATGGGTCTTCTATTTAAGCTCCTTCTATTTAAGCTTAAAGAGAAAGTGTGTGCAGTAAATCTGACCTCATATGTATGCCAAGTATACCAATCTAAATAAGCCTGTAAGTTAATATTGACTTTCAATGGACAATTTGCAAGAAATATGCCCgtagatgaaatttactttagCGTTTGGCAACAGGTGGCCGGGGAGCGATTTTTTTTCCTAAggaggtttgcaattacggagttttcagccaatcagattgctcgtgacgtcagcatcaataatgaccgTCGCTTGGAAGTTGGACACACACTGAATCAGAAAAGAATGATAATTGTCCATACAGGTCATACAATGTCAAAATATGAATGAGTTCATTGACGTCACTGAAACATGGTGCTTGAGCTGAATTGATtaagttttgttgttgattgacATGTGACACTTTGTTAAGTTTAGTTACGGGGTTTACTTCCAAACGCCTCTTTGAATGATTGGATCATATGATGACcgtacttatgatacatacgctacattccattgggttcgtgtttacgttatccattAAGT belongs to Apostichopus japonicus isolate 1M-3 chromosome 4, ASM3797524v1, whole genome shotgun sequence and includes:
- the LOC139966920 gene encoding dynactin subunit 6-like isoform X1, whose amino-acid sequence is MTSHSQRPRLGKIRHIYQKNMADENNPRYYQTMEATPGTCSVKISPGAVVCVEAEIRGDVTIGARTVVHPRACIIAESGPIVIGESNLIEEQVLIINKKPDNGPADSKPETLTIGSNNVFEVGCRCESLKIGDHNVVEAKAAVGRDTELTRGCVIGAFCEVTGHEALADNTIIYGDQYDQRRQYEKPPDQTLQLDFLMKILPNYHRLKKSTKTGDR
- the LOC139966920 gene encoding dynactin subunit 6-like isoform X2, producing MTSHSQRPRLGKIRHIYQKNMADENNPRYYQTMEATPGTCVKISPGAVVCVEAEIRGDVTIGARTVVHPRACIIAESGPIVIGESNLIEEQVLIINKKPDNGPADSKPETLTIGSNNVFEVGCRCESLKIGDHNVVEAKAAVGRDTELTRGCVIGAFCEVTGHEALADNTIIYGDQYDQRRQYEKPPDQTLQLDFLMKILPNYHRLKKSTKTGDR
- the LOC139966920 gene encoding dynactin subunit 6-like isoform X5, whose amino-acid sequence is MTSHSQRPRYYQTMEATPGTCSVKISPGAVVCVEAEIRGDVTIGARTVVHPRACIIAESGPIVIGESNLIEEQVLIINKKPDNGPADSKPETLTIGSNNVFEVGCRCESLKIGDHNVVEAKAAVGRDTELTRGCVIGAFCEVTGHEALADNTIIYGDQYDQRRQYEKPPDQTLQLDFLMKILPNYHRLKKSTKTGDR
- the LOC139966920 gene encoding dynactin subunit 6-like isoform X6, with product MTSHSQRPRYYQTMEATPGTCVKISPGAVVCVEAEIRGDVTIGARTVVHPRACIIAESGPIVIGESNLIEEQVLIINKKPDNGPADSKPETLTIGSNNVFEVGCRCESLKIGDHNVVEAKAAVGRDTELTRGCVIGAFCEVTGHEALADNTIIYGDQYDQRRQYEKPPDQTLQLDFLMKILPNYHRLKKSTKTGDR
- the LOC139966920 gene encoding dynactin subunit 6-like isoform X3; protein product: MTSHSQRPRLGKIRHIYQKNMADENNPSSVKISPGAVVCVEAEIRGDVTIGARTVVHPRACIIAESGPIVIGESNLIEEQVLIINKKPDNGPADSKPETLTIGSNNVFEVGCRCESLKIGDHNVVEAKAAVGRDTELTRGCVIGAFCEVTGHEALADNTIIYGDQYDQRRQYEKPPDQTLQLDFLMKILPNYHRLKKSTKTGDR
- the LOC139966920 gene encoding dynactin subunit 6-like isoform X7 encodes the protein MTSHSQRPSSVKISPGAVVCVEAEIRGDVTIGARTVVHPRACIIAESGPIVIGESNLIEEQVLIINKKPDNGPADSKPETLTIGSNNVFEVGCRCESLKIGDHNVVEAKAAVGRDTELTRGCVIGAFCEVTGHEALADNTIIYGDQYDQRRQYEKPPDQTLQLDFLMKILPNYHRLKKSTKTGDR
- the LOC139966920 gene encoding dynactin subunit 6-like isoform X4 produces the protein MTSHSQRPRLGKIRHIYQKNMADENNPSVKISPGAVVCVEAEIRGDVTIGARTVVHPRACIIAESGPIVIGESNLIEEQVLIINKKPDNGPADSKPETLTIGSNNVFEVGCRCESLKIGDHNVVEAKAAVGRDTELTRGCVIGAFCEVTGHEALADNTIIYGDQYDQRRQYEKPPDQTLQLDFLMKILPNYHRLKKSTKTGDR
- the LOC139966920 gene encoding dynactin subunit 6-like isoform X8; protein product: MTSHSQRPSVKISPGAVVCVEAEIRGDVTIGARTVVHPRACIIAESGPIVIGESNLIEEQVLIINKKPDNGPADSKPETLTIGSNNVFEVGCRCESLKIGDHNVVEAKAAVGRDTELTRGCVIGAFCEVTGHEALADNTIIYGDQYDQRRQYEKPPDQTLQLDFLMKILPNYHRLKKSTKTGDR